The Halorientalis sp. IM1011 genome window below encodes:
- a CDS encoding SDR family NAD(P)-dependent oxidoreductase translates to MILGDRDPEVKAGVQGVDLSGQTVLVTGSTNGLGRQAAVAMGRLGADVIVHGRDRAAGESAVDELEAVGSDAQFVSADYASVEAVRGMADEVRDSVDEIDVLCNNAGGLFDDDERTELGVGMHFHINHLSPFLLTTELLDTLAPDARVVTTASIGHRVTSMNLDALIEPSPFSEWAAYCRSKLANIHFANELARRLDNAGRGVTSNSFHPGIIPGSEFSRALPGPIQQFGNFLDDVPLTDSPADGAATMTYLAASEDVAGTTGKYFARCRKRRPAPDARDEQAQRDLWKRSADLLDIEEPLADYA, encoded by the coding sequence ATGATACTCGGGGACAGGGATCCGGAAGTGAAGGCGGGGGTACAGGGCGTGGACTTGTCCGGACAGACGGTGCTCGTGACGGGGTCGACGAACGGCCTCGGTCGGCAGGCCGCGGTGGCGATGGGACGACTCGGGGCCGACGTGATCGTCCACGGCCGCGATAGGGCGGCCGGCGAGAGCGCCGTCGACGAACTGGAAGCGGTCGGCTCCGACGCGCAGTTCGTCTCGGCGGACTACGCGTCGGTCGAGGCGGTGCGCGGGATGGCCGACGAGGTTCGCGACTCGGTCGACGAGATCGACGTGCTCTGTAACAACGCCGGTGGACTGTTCGACGACGACGAGCGGACGGAACTCGGCGTGGGGATGCACTTTCACATCAACCACCTCTCGCCGTTCCTGCTGACGACGGAACTGCTCGACACGCTCGCGCCGGACGCGCGGGTCGTCACCACGGCCTCCATCGGCCACCGCGTCACCTCGATGAATCTCGACGCGCTGATCGAGCCGAGCCCGTTCTCGGAGTGGGCGGCCTACTGCCGGTCGAAACTGGCGAACATCCACTTCGCGAACGAACTGGCCCGGCGGCTGGACAACGCGGGGCGGGGCGTCACGTCCAACTCGTTCCACCCGGGCATCATCCCCGGAAGCGAGTTCTCGCGGGCGCTCCCCGGCCCGATCCAGCAGTTCGGCAACTTCCTCGACGACGTGCCGCTAACCGATTCGCCCGCGGACGGAGCCGCGACGATGACCTACCTCGCAGCGTCCGAGGACGTCGCGGGGACGACCGGCAAGTACTTCGCGCGCTGTCGCAAGCGCCGCCCCGCACCGGACGCGCGCGACGAGCAGGCCCAGCGCGACCTCTGGAAGCGCAGCGCCGACCTGCTCGACATCGAGGAACCGCTCGCGGATTACGCCTGA
- a CDS encoding helix-turn-helix domain-containing protein produces MDGGESASMADVLQILADDYSRRILLAADEKPRTAKDLSDICDASLATIYRRVSTLQDYELVDERSTVDDDGAHRRRYETTLEALHVEMDDGELQGSITTRDELADNFTNLWSNLRDST; encoded by the coding sequence ATGGACGGTGGCGAGAGCGCGTCGATGGCAGACGTTCTCCAGATCCTCGCGGACGACTACTCACGCCGGATCCTGCTGGCGGCCGACGAGAAGCCACGGACGGCAAAAGACCTCAGCGACATCTGTGACGCCTCCCTCGCGACGATCTACCGTCGTGTCTCGACGCTACAGGACTACGAACTCGTCGACGAGCGGTCGACCGTCGACGACGACGGGGCCCACCGCCGCAGGTACGAGACGACACTCGAAGCACTCCACGTCGAGATGGACGACGGCGAACTCCAGGGATCGATCACGACGCGGGACGAACTCGCGGATAACTTCACCAACCTCTGGTCGAATCTCCGGGACAGCACATGA
- a CDS encoding DUF6114 domain-containing protein has protein sequence MVASRGPVAGPLVVVLAGVVIAAVPLQFGGVFALVGADGAPAVGLAIGCALVLVGVAAHLRPSFTTELGAVAIVLSLASVFGALGGLVVGLLLGVVGGSLCVAWKPTAG, from the coding sequence ATGGTCGCCAGCCGCGGTCCCGTCGCCGGCCCGCTCGTGGTCGTCCTGGCCGGCGTCGTCATCGCCGCCGTCCCGCTCCAGTTCGGCGGGGTGTTCGCACTCGTCGGTGCCGACGGCGCGCCGGCCGTCGGCCTCGCCATCGGGTGTGCGCTCGTCCTCGTCGGCGTGGCCGCCCACCTTCGACCGTCGTTCACGACCGAACTCGGTGCCGTCGCCATCGTCCTCTCGCTCGCGTCCGTGTTCGGTGCGCTCGGCGGCCTCGTCGTGGGCCTCCTGCTGGGTGTCGTCGGTGGGAGCCTCTGTGTCGCGTGGAAGCCGACAGCGGGATGA
- a CDS encoding aldo/keto reductase: MPMLGLGTWQNEDADQCAESVRTALEAGYRHIDTAQAYGNEEAVGRGIAEADVDREDVFLATKVWISELAHDDVIESTEASLDKLGVDYVDLLYIHWPAREYDPEGTISAFDQLHDEGKIEQFGVSNFEPHHVEEAREHADMPVFANQVEMHPLLPQTELREFAADTDLELVAYSPLARGQVFENDTIVDIAEAHDASPAQVSLAWLREKGVTAIPKATGEDHIRDNFGSVDVDLSADDIERIDAIDERDRRVHPDFAPDAW, translated from the coding sequence ATGCCGATGCTCGGTCTCGGCACCTGGCAGAACGAGGACGCCGACCAGTGCGCCGAGAGCGTCCGGACCGCACTCGAGGCCGGCTATCGGCACATCGACACCGCACAGGCCTACGGCAACGAGGAGGCCGTCGGCCGCGGCATCGCCGAAGCCGACGTGGACCGCGAGGACGTGTTCCTCGCGACCAAGGTGTGGATCTCGGAACTGGCCCACGACGACGTGATCGAGAGCACCGAGGCGAGTCTGGACAAACTCGGCGTCGACTACGTCGACCTGCTGTACATCCACTGGCCGGCCCGCGAGTACGACCCCGAGGGGACCATCTCGGCGTTCGACCAGCTCCACGACGAGGGCAAGATCGAGCAGTTCGGGGTCTCGAACTTCGAGCCCCACCACGTCGAGGAGGCCCGCGAGCACGCCGACATGCCCGTGTTCGCCAATCAGGTGGAGATGCACCCGCTCCTCCCCCAGACCGAACTCCGGGAGTTCGCGGCCGACACGGACCTCGAACTGGTGGCGTACTCGCCGCTCGCTCGCGGGCAGGTCTTCGAGAACGACACCATCGTCGACATCGCCGAGGCCCACGACGCTAGCCCCGCGCAGGTCAGCCTCGCCTGGCTCCGCGAGAAGGGCGTCACCGCCATCCCGAAGGCGACCGGCGAGGACCACATCCGGGACAACTTCGGGAGCGTCGACGTCGACCTCTCAGCGGACGATATCGAGCGGATCGACGCCATCGACGAGCGGGACCGGCGGGTCCACCCCGACTTCGCGCCGGACGCCTGGTAA
- a CDS encoding DsbA family protein produces the protein MEGPDSPATRRALLGGIGTVAVGGGVVYGASRLDGDSSDGSTSNESSGAGFHSSSKTTGFGIELGGHPILGAKDAPVDVYYWSDYQCPFCRRFEGGAFPKLIENHVEEGTVRFVFIQFPYLSDASTTAAVMDRCVWRQVRDANPDRYLDWHSAVFEAQGEKGSGWASRENLLEITAGVEGVDANAVETCMDDHGTEIEAEIETDVQQASRFGIRGTPAFVLYNRDADKAGKLVGAQPYERFDEAISRVRNA, from the coding sequence ATGGAAGGACCGGATTCGCCGGCGACGCGTCGTGCCCTCCTCGGTGGGATCGGCACAGTCGCCGTCGGGGGTGGCGTCGTCTACGGAGCGTCACGGCTCGATGGTGACAGCTCCGACGGATCGACTTCGAACGAATCGAGCGGGGCAGGGTTTCACAGCAGTTCCAAGACGACCGGTTTCGGCATCGAACTCGGTGGCCATCCGATCCTCGGCGCGAAGGACGCTCCGGTCGACGTGTACTACTGGAGCGACTACCAGTGTCCGTTCTGCCGCCGCTTCGAGGGCGGCGCCTTCCCGAAACTGATCGAGAACCACGTCGAGGAGGGTACCGTCCGCTTCGTGTTCATCCAGTTTCCGTACCTCAGCGACGCGTCGACGACGGCCGCAGTGATGGACCGGTGTGTCTGGCGGCAGGTCCGGGACGCGAACCCGGACCGCTATCTGGACTGGCACTCGGCCGTGTTCGAGGCGCAGGGCGAGAAGGGTTCGGGCTGGGCGTCGAGGGAGAACCTGCTAGAGATCACGGCGGGTGTCGAGGGCGTCGACGCCAACGCCGTGGAGACGTGCATGGACGATCACGGGACGGAGATCGAAGCCGAAATCGAGACGGACGTACAGCAGGCTTCGAGGTTCGGGATCAGAGGGACGCCGGCGTTCGTCCTCTACAACCGAGACGCCGACAAGGCGGGGAAACTCGTCGGCGCACAGCCGTACGAACGCTTCGACGAAGCGATCTCGAGGGTGAGAAACGCGTGA
- a CDS encoding proteasome assembly chaperone family protein, whose translation MAHVDVHDDRSLESPVLIEGLPGVGLVGKIATDHLVDAFDMSYYAACRCDGLPDVAVYHEGSQSVEPPVRIYADHDQDLLALQSDVPVSPSEATEFAACLSGWIAEQDALPLYLSGLPADKGGPPELHGVATGEAGDLLEEHDITAPPQSGFVSGPTGNLLSRAERDGLDSLGFVVESNAQFPDPEAARKLLIDAVAPVAGIDVDTQKLVDQAEEIAQARQQLAQQMGQAGDESSQAQPIGFQ comes from the coding sequence ATGGCACACGTCGATGTCCACGACGACCGTTCACTGGAGTCGCCGGTCCTGATCGAGGGGTTGCCCGGTGTCGGCCTCGTCGGGAAGATCGCCACCGACCACCTCGTCGACGCGTTCGATATGTCCTACTACGCCGCCTGCCGGTGTGACGGGTTGCCCGACGTGGCCGTCTACCACGAAGGTAGCCAGAGCGTCGAACCGCCGGTTCGGATCTACGCCGACCACGACCAAGACCTGCTCGCCCTCCAGAGCGACGTGCCCGTCTCGCCGAGCGAGGCTACCGAGTTCGCGGCCTGCCTCTCGGGGTGGATCGCCGAGCAGGACGCCCTCCCGCTGTATCTCAGCGGCCTCCCCGCCGACAAGGGCGGCCCGCCGGAACTACACGGGGTCGCCACGGGCGAAGCCGGCGACCTGCTGGAGGAACACGACATCACCGCCCCGCCACAGAGCGGGTTCGTCAGCGGCCCGACCGGGAACCTGCTCTCGCGGGCCGAACGGGACGGCCTCGACAGCCTCGGGTTCGTCGTCGAGTCCAACGCGCAGTTCCCCGATCCCGAGGCCGCTCGCAAGCTGTTGATCGACGCCGTCGCGCCCGTCGCAGGGATCGACGTCGACACCCAGAAACTGGTCGATCAGGCCGAGGAGATCGCACAGGCCCGCCAGCAACTCGCCCAGCAGATGGGCCAGGCCGGCGACGAGAGTTCCCAGGCCCAGCCCATCGGGTTCCAGTAA
- a CDS encoding RsmB/NOP family class I SAM-dependent RNA methyltransferase codes for MEVLDRYEPLIDDFEAFRDACERPLPSVVRVNTIATDPERAREALEAEGIGVEPCEWHPGLFRLDTQPGANWPYFHGWLHGQEEVSAVPATVLDPEPGDRVWDACAAPGSKTTQLSALMDDRGLLVATDNNLGRISALRSNAERLGVTNIAVTREDARNHSLKPWESKGYDAALVDVPCSCEGTIRKNPDTLDEWTLEHVTGIAGTQKGILRRAVQVVREGGHVVYSTCTFAPEENEAVLDHVLAEADCRLVEFDLPLDHAPGVTEWEGETFDESVRKAKRIYPHHNDTGGFFCAKLEVEG; via the coding sequence ATGGAGGTACTGGACCGCTACGAACCGCTGATCGACGACTTCGAGGCGTTCCGCGACGCCTGCGAGCGCCCGCTGCCGTCGGTGGTTCGGGTGAACACGATCGCGACCGACCCCGAGCGGGCCCGCGAGGCGCTCGAAGCCGAGGGGATCGGCGTCGAGCCCTGCGAGTGGCACCCCGGCCTCTTCAGACTGGACACCCAGCCGGGGGCCAACTGGCCGTACTTCCACGGCTGGCTCCACGGGCAAGAGGAGGTCTCGGCCGTCCCGGCGACGGTCCTCGACCCCGAGCCGGGCGACCGGGTCTGGGACGCCTGTGCCGCCCCCGGGAGCAAGACCACCCAGCTCTCGGCGCTGATGGACGACCGCGGCCTGCTGGTGGCGACCGACAACAACCTCGGGCGCATCTCCGCGCTGCGGAGCAACGCCGAACGGCTCGGCGTCACCAACATCGCCGTCACTCGCGAGGACGCCCGCAACCACTCGCTGAAGCCCTGGGAGTCGAAGGGGTACGACGCCGCCCTCGTCGACGTGCCCTGTTCCTGTGAGGGCACCATCCGGAAGAATCCCGACACGCTTGACGAGTGGACGCTCGAACACGTGACGGGCATCGCCGGGACCCAGAAGGGCATCCTCCGACGGGCGGTCCAGGTGGTCCGGGAGGGCGGCCACGTCGTCTACTCTACCTGTACGTTCGCCCCCGAGGAGAACGAGGCCGTCCTCGATCACGTGCTGGCCGAGGCGGACTGCCGGCTGGTCGAGTTCGACCTGCCCCTCGACCACGCGCCGGGCGTCACCGAGTGGGAGGGCGAGACCTTCGACGAGTCGGTCCGGAAAGCGAAGCGGATCTATCCCCACCACAACGACACGGGCGGGTTCTTCTGTGCGAAACTGGAGGTGGAAGGATGA
- a CDS encoding digeranylgeranylglycerophospholipid reductase: MTDRYDVLVAGAGPAGAQCARDLAARGYEVLVLETEPEDEFPRQSNKSTAGTFPSMMASFNVPSDVVMNYTDNVVLESPNEHYVQEQAGAVLEFADFKQWLVEKGRENGAEYWFDARVANPIMDGGEIIGVEYDGDEEVYADIVIDATGPSAPLARALGVSDLERRNQAIGIEYEFEGIDVDHDGYADLTDAMMLRLDHDLAPGGYSWIFHTGEDTAKVGLCYIQNERYQSRGHEGMTIDDHLDYWLDSDPRFEDATKLEGKMHRGSAHIQMPGEMSTDNFMAIGDTVPTLDPLWGEGIHKCMESGRVAAATADKCLTPNDPDTSAENMATYDDLWHQRVAPRMRNRLLMTKLLYLAPNERYDQLMTDLHRMPDETLAKANKGNPLAIGKLIHTGDLPILVDYAKEQFDGAGSNPASPVEAIAKFFRR; encoded by the coding sequence ATGACCGATCGTTACGACGTCCTCGTCGCCGGTGCGGGTCCGGCCGGAGCACAGTGCGCTCGCGACCTGGCAGCACGGGGCTACGAGGTGCTCGTCCTCGAAACCGAACCCGAAGACGAGTTCCCGCGCCAGAGCAACAAGTCGACGGCGGGCACGTTCCCCTCGATGATGGCGTCGTTCAACGTGCCCAGCGACGTCGTGATGAACTACACCGACAACGTCGTCCTGGAGTCGCCCAACGAACACTACGTCCAGGAACAGGCGGGTGCCGTCCTCGAGTTCGCCGACTTCAAGCAGTGGCTCGTCGAGAAGGGGCGCGAGAACGGTGCCGAGTACTGGTTCGACGCCCGCGTCGCCAACCCGATCATGGACGGCGGCGAGATCATCGGCGTCGAGTACGACGGTGACGAGGAGGTCTACGCCGACATCGTAATCGACGCGACGGGCCCCTCCGCGCCGCTCGCCCGCGCCCTCGGCGTGAGTGATCTGGAGCGACGGAACCAGGCCATCGGCATCGAGTACGAGTTCGAGGGTATCGACGTGGATCACGACGGGTACGCCGACCTGACCGACGCGATGATGCTCCGACTCGATCACGACCTCGCGCCGGGCGGGTACTCCTGGATCTTCCACACCGGCGAAGACACCGCCAAGGTCGGCCTCTGTTACATCCAGAACGAGCGCTACCAGTCCCGTGGTCACGAGGGCATGACCATCGACGACCACCTCGACTACTGGCTCGACTCCGACCCCCGCTTCGAGGACGCGACGAAACTCGAAGGCAAGATGCACCGCGGGTCGGCCCACATCCAGATGCCCGGAGAGATGAGCACGGACAACTTCATGGCCATCGGTGACACCGTGCCGACCCTCGATCCGCTGTGGGGCGAGGGCATCCACAAGTGCATGGAGTCCGGTCGCGTCGCGGCCGCGACCGCCGACAAGTGTCTCACGCCGAACGACCCCGACACGTCCGCCGAGAACATGGCGACCTACGACGACCTCTGGCACCAGCGGGTCGCACCCCGGATGCGCAACCGGCTGTTGATGACCAAACTGCTGTATCTCGCCCCCAACGAGCGCTACGACCAGCTGATGACGGATCTCCACCGGATGCCAGACGAGACACTCGCGAAGGCCAACAAGGGGAACCCGCTAGCCATCGGGAAACTGATCCACACCGGCGACCTCCCGATCCTGGTCGACTACGCGAAAGAGCAGTTCGACGGGGCCGGATCGAACCCCGCGAGCCCCGTCGAGGCCATCGCGAAGTTCTTCCGGCGCTGA
- a CDS encoding alpha/beta hydrolase has protein sequence MFDDQPVRGDLDGHVENMLDLLNDYEISLSEGTPEDSRQQLSIMTDLSTAEPEDVDTVEDVEIPAAGDGEDPIPARVYAPAGEGHPTVTYFHGGGFVAGDIDTHDPLCRMLANRAEAVVVSVEYRKAPEAAWPEPIKDAYAGAQWTARNADEYGADTGTHVVAGDSAGGNLAAVVSLMAAERGMPNIDRQLLLYPATTYMDPMPSRAQNGDGYFLTAQDMLWFVKQYIDDEIDAHHPWAFPLNARRDKLAETPPAFVLTCGYDPLRDEGHAYAEELAEAGVDVEYSNHESMIHGFLNMEAIVDHTYDGVEEVAEQVRKAGGN, from the coding sequence ATGTTCGACGACCAGCCGGTACGGGGGGATCTCGACGGGCACGTCGAGAACATGCTCGACTTGCTCAACGACTACGAAATCTCGCTCTCGGAGGGCACACCGGAGGACTCGCGCCAGCAGCTGTCTATCATGACGGACCTCTCGACGGCCGAACCGGAGGACGTCGACACCGTCGAGGACGTGGAGATTCCGGCCGCCGGCGACGGCGAGGACCCGATTCCCGCCCGGGTCTACGCACCGGCCGGTGAGGGACACCCGACGGTCACCTACTTCCACGGTGGCGGCTTCGTCGCCGGCGATATCGACACGCACGACCCGCTCTGCCGGATGCTGGCTAACCGGGCCGAAGCCGTGGTCGTCTCCGTCGAGTACCGCAAGGCCCCCGAAGCGGCGTGGCCGGAGCCGATCAAGGACGCCTACGCCGGCGCGCAGTGGACCGCCCGCAACGCCGACGAGTACGGCGCCGACACGGGCACCCACGTCGTCGCCGGCGACAGCGCCGGGGGGAACCTCGCCGCCGTCGTCTCGCTGATGGCCGCCGAGCGCGGGATGCCGAACATCGACCGGCAACTCCTGCTCTACCCCGCGACGACCTACATGGACCCGATGCCCTCCCGCGCTCAGAACGGGGACGGCTACTTCCTGACCGCACAGGACATGCTCTGGTTCGTCAAGCAGTACATCGACGACGAGATCGACGCCCACCACCCGTGGGCGTTCCCGCTGAACGCCCGCCGTGACAAACTCGCCGAGACGCCGCCCGCGTTCGTCCTCACCTGCGGGTACGACCCGCTGCGCGACGAGGGGCACGCCTACGCCGAGGAACTCGCCGAGGCCGGCGTCGACGTGGAGTACAGCAACCACGAGTCGATGATCCACGGCTTCCTCAACATGGAGGCCATCGTCGACCACACCTACGATGGCGTCGAGGAAGTCGCCGAACAGGTCCGGAAAGCCGGCGGAAACTGA